A DNA window from Megalobrama amblycephala isolate DHTTF-2021 linkage group LG11, ASM1881202v1, whole genome shotgun sequence contains the following coding sequences:
- the id2b gene encoding DNA-binding protein inhibitor ID-2b — MKAVSPVRSIRKPALYFSEHNLGISRSKSSSDDPLSLLYNMNDCYSRLKELVPSLPQNKSVSKMEILQHVIDYILDLQIALDQNPQQQVHGQSPPKKTVRSLGADISIISFQPSNPQRESSDDLITLSR, encoded by the exons ATGAAGGCAGTCAGTCCGGTGAGGTCCATAAGGAAACCGGCCTTGTATTTTTCGGAGCATAATCTCGGAATCTCACGGAGCAAGAGCTCCTCGGACGACCCGCTCAGTCTACTGTACAACATGAATGACTGCTACAGCAGATTGAAGGAGCTCGTGCCGAGCTTACCGCAGAACAAGAGCGTGAGTAAGATGGAGATCTTGCAGCATGTCATAGACTACATTCTGGATCTTCAGATCGCACTGGACCAGAACCCGCAACAGCAGGTCCACGGACAGAGCCCTCCAAAAAAGACTGTCAGATCACTCGGAGCTGATATCAGCATCATCTCCTTCCAG CCCAGTAACCCTCAAAGAGAGAGCTCAGATGACCTCATAACCCTGTCTCGTTGA